Proteins found in one Tamandua tetradactyla isolate mTamTet1 chromosome 3, mTamTet1.pri, whole genome shotgun sequence genomic segment:
- the GPR55 gene encoding G-protein coupled receptor 55 encodes MNMSQQNTSVNCSFHEVDELVKTLQLAVHIPTFFLGLLLNLLAIRGFSSFLKKRWSGYTATSIYMINLAVFDLLLVLSLPFKLALSYARAPLPSLCTLAECLYFISLYGSIFTICFISLDRFLSIQYPLLVRHLRSPRKIFIMCCTIWVMVWAGSTPIYSFHRKVEKYKCFHNMSDDTWSAEIIIPFEVFGFLLPMGVIAFCSSRSIYILLGRQDYAPDWVQQRACIWTIAASLVVFVVSFLPVHLGFFLQFLVRNGFITECRAKQNISLFLQLSLCISNINCCLDVFCYYFVIKEFRMDIMAHRPSRAQLVSQDTMATRG; translated from the coding sequence ATGAACATGAGCCAGCAGAACACAAGCGTGAACTGCTCCTTCCATGAGGTGGACGAACTGGTGAAGACCCTGCAGCTGGCAGTCCACATCCCCACCTTCTTCCTGGGCCTCCTCCTCAACCTGCTGGCCATCCGCGGCTTCAGCTCCTTCCTGAAGAAGAGGTGGTCAGGTTACACTGCCACCTCCATCTACATGATCAACCTGGCAGTCTTTGACCTGCTGCTGGTGCTCTCCCTCCCGTTCAAGCTGGCCCTGTCCTATGCGCGGGCCCCCCTGCCTTCCCTCTGCACCCTGGCGGAGTGCCTCTACTTCATCAGTCTGTACGGTAGCATCTTCACCATCTGCTTCATCAGCCTCGACCGGTTCTTGAGCATCCAGTATCCGCTCCTGGTCAGGCACCTGCGGTCCCCCAGGAAGATCTTCATCATGTGCTGTACCATCTGGGTCATGGTGTGGGCCGGGAGCACCCCTATCTACAGCTTCCATAGGAAAGTGGAAAAGTACAAGTGCTTCCACAACATGTCCGATGACACCTGGAGTGCCGAGATCATCATCCCCTTTGAGGTGTTTGGATTCCTGCTTCCCATGGGTGTCATCGCTTTCTGCTCCTCCAGGAGCATTTACATTCTCCTTGGCCGGCAGGACTACGCCCCGGACTGGGTCCAGCAGAGGGCTTGCATCTGGACAATTGCAGCCAGTCTGGTTGTCTTTGTGGTCTCCTTTCTACCGGTCCACCTGGGTTTCTTCCTGCAGTTCTTGGTGAGAAATGGCTTTATCACAGAGTGCAGAGCTAAGCAGAACATCAGCTTATTCTTGCAATTGTCCCTGTGCATCTCCAACATCAACTGCTGCCTGGATGTTTTCTGCTACTACTTTGTCATCAAAGAATTCCGCATGGATATCATGGCACACCGGCCTTCTAGGGCCCAGCTGGTCTCCCAGGACACCATGGCCACCAGGGGCTAA